In one Silene latifolia isolate original U9 population chromosome 10, ASM4854445v1, whole genome shotgun sequence genomic region, the following are encoded:
- the LOC141604849 gene encoding uncharacterized protein LOC141604849, whose translation MAGKEEVKHLEDCSISNALGTWVFSVLGALVAIPVGIKRKSLAPLVFFGTTGTMLDIIMGISACEREHAERQQKLLEEQNAAVESQDFQDSAGDTVVLE comes from the exons ATGGCAGGAAAAGAAGAAGTTAAGCACCTTGAAGACTGTTCTATCTCCAA TGCCCTAGGGACATGGGTTTTCTCGGTATTGGGTGCTCTGGTGGCAATTCCAGTCGGAATTAAGAGAAAATCATTGGCGCCTCTAGTTTTCTTTGGTACAACAGGGACGATGCTGGACATCATAATGGGTATCAGTGCTTGTGAGAGAGAACACGCAGAGCGTCAACAGAAGCTTTTGGAAGAACAAAATGCCGCCGTAGAATCTCAGGATTTTCAGGATTCTGCCGGTGACACTGTGGTGCTGGAATGA
- the LOC141604850 gene encoding DIS3-like exonuclease 2 has protein sequence MGLTVFEHQNHHHQQQQQQSGGEFDKKKKQRRSTRRSKPNSSPFNGSASTEIAGQYQATPQIFQNSHLSIGSSSKQYTPNQASNIGFNSIPSTHINGQGAPRNPNFTAFSKSARMSNTFEEFVGQDEQDFVPPYLVNGSSKRKCFEAHWSVDAVKEALQRGEVFQAQLRVNAHNRMEAYCTIDGVPTDILISGVPRQNRAVEGDVVAVKVDPPQLWSKMKGSGGSSHSPPLEAEQIPVAIDLTNEKLKGKYTFDIESGLVTSTNCSLFNENGFHDINGDLSDMIHANGHSYPCLDPLGENFHPGRNDVLDPVERLCQAVVSMPSKRPTGKIVAIVEPSSRRQTIVGFLNAKGWFNNSEGFAKQNKKGINLPLQSSCGYIHLIPSDPKLPKMIVTVKSLPFDIRKRLDVGDASVEKELIAARIEDWAEESLLPQACVVCTFGRGGEVEPRISAILFEYGITSSEFSLESLSCLPDELWRVPPSELECRRDIRNLCVFTIDPSTATDLDDALSVEKTSNGIYRIGVHIADVSYFVQPETALDTEAQVRSTSVYMLKRKLSMLPALLSEKLGSLIPGVDRLTFSIFWDIDVSGNILDRWVSRTVIRSCCKLSYEHAQDMIEGRIDIDRLNTCESGFPQLHGSFGWHDVFQSVKMLNEISKALKERRFNSGALRLDNAKVAFLLDEFGDPYDCNLCERKDANFLVEEFMLLANRTAAEVISTAFPKNALLRKHPKPNERKLKEFEVFCQKHGFELDASSSGSLNRSLEKIKEKLKDDPVLYDILINYATKPMQLAKYFCTGDIAVGDDDWGHYALAAPLYTHFTSPLRRYPDILVHRALTAAIEAEQEHLKHQSKLNKAKLTGYDRCFTGIKSNEVDSQSVETLNALSSAAVKYRLPCTEALSDVASYCNQKKLASRQVKDAIDRLYMWDLLRNKEIFLSEARVLGIGPRFMSVYIQKLAIERRIYYDEVDGLIAEWLELTSTLVLNYVPYKRFQRGSNMSSRYKALDEVAFMESPYRSEPEPGESSQHLDRTNSSGLVIEPSVFPITIHVLSTIPVALHAVGGDDGPLDIAARLYVTSYTR, from the exons ATGGGGTTAACGGTTTTTGAACACCAAAATCATCATCATCAGCAACAACAGCAGCAATCTGGTGGTGAATTTGATAAGAAGAAGAAACAACGTCGATCTACGCGTCGTTCCAAGCCGAATTCTTCTCCTTTTAATG GATCAGCATCAACGGAAATAGCTGGTCAATATCAAGCAACAcctcaaattttccaaaatagccACTTATCAATTGGTTCATCATCAAAGCAATATACCCCGAACCAAGCTTCTAATATCGGGTTTAATTCCATTCCTTCAACTCATATAAATGGACAAGGAGCGCCAAGGAACCCTAATTTTACGGCTTTCTCAAAGTCGGCTCGGATGTCAAATACGTTTGAAGAGTTTGTGGGACAAGATGAGCAAGATTTTGTTCCACCTTACCTTGTAAATGGGTCTAGCAAGCGGAAGTGTTTTGAAGCTCACTGGTCTGTGGATGCGGTTAAAGAGGCATTGCAG AGAGGTGAGGTCTTCCAAGCGCAACTTCGTGTGAATGCACATAATCGAATGGAG GCTTATTGCACAATTGATGGCGTCCCGACAGATATTCTAATAAGTGGTGTCCCTAGGCAAAATCGAGCA GTTGAAGGAGATGTTGTTGCTGTTAAGGTCGATCCTCCTCAGCTATGGAGTAAAATGAAAGGATCAGGTGGTTCCAGCCACAGCCCTCCTTTAGAGGCTGAACAGATTCCTGTTGCAATTGATTTAACCAATGAGAAGTTAAAGGGAAAGTATACGTTTGATATAGAATCTGGCTTAGTGACTTCAACAAATTGTTCCCTTTTCAATGAGAATGGATTTCATGATATTAATGGTGATTTATCGGATATGATTCATGCTAATGGGCACAGTTACCCTTGTTTAGATCCTTTAGGTGAAAATTTCCATCCTGGACGAAATGATGTCCTGGATCCAGTTGAGAGATTGTGCCAGGCTGTTGTTTCTATGCCATCTAAAAGACCAACTGGTAAGATAGTTGCAATTGTTGAACCTTCCTCCCGTAGACAGACGATTGTGGGTTTTCTGAACGCGAAGGGGTGGTTTAATAACAGCGAGGGTTTTGCTAAACAGAACAAAAAGGGTATTAACTTGCCGCTTCAATCCAGCTGTGGTTACATTCATCTTATTCCATCTGACCCAAAACTCCCAAAGATGATTGTCACTGTGAAATCCTTGCCATTTGATATTAGGAAAAGATTGGATGTTGGGGATGCATCAGTAGAGAAAGAACTTATTGCCGCACGAATTGAAGATTGGGCCGAAGAAAGTTTGCTTCCACAAGCCTGTGTAGTGTGCACATTTGGACGTGGTGGTGAAGTGGAACCTCGAATTTCTGCGATTCTTTTTGAGTATGGAATTACTTCTTCTGAGTTTTCTCTCGAGTCTCTATCTTGCTTGCCAGATGAGTTATGGCGAGTCCCGCCTTCAGAATTAGAGTGTCGAAGAGATATTAGAAATCTCTGTGTATTTACTATTGATCCTTCGACGGCCACAGATCTAGATGATGCCCTCTCAGTTGAAAAGACATCGAATGGGATCTATAGAATTGGGGTTCATATTGCCGATGTGTCCTATTTTGTGCAACCAGAGACGGCTTTGGATACAGAAGCTCAAGTTCGATCGACCAGTGTTTATATGTTAAAACGTAAATTATCCATGTTGCCTGCTCTGCTTTCTGAAAAATTGGGTTCCCTTATTCCAGGAGTTGATAGGCTCACCTTTTCAATCTTTTGGGATATTGATGTTTCCGGAAATATCTTAGACCGATGGGTCAGTCGTACAGTGATTAGATCTTGTTGCAAGTTGTCTTATGAACATGCGCAAGACATGATTGAAGGTCGTATCGATATAGACAGGTTGAACACTTGTGAAAGTGGCTTCCCTCAGCTACATGGCAGTTTTGGTTGGCATGATGTTTTTCAGTCTGTGAAAATGCTTAATGAAATATCTAAGGCTTTGAAAGAACGCAGATTTAACAGTGGTGCTTTGCGACTTGACAATGCCAAGGTTGCTTTTTTGCTTGACGAATTTGGAGATCCCTATGATTGCAACCTTTGTGAGCGGAAAGACGCTAATTTTCTCGTGGAGGAGTTTATGCTTTTAGCCAATAGGACGGCTGCTGAAGTTATATCTACGGCTTTCCCAAAGAATGCTTTGTTGCGAAAGCACCCAAAACCTAACGAGCGTAAGCTTAAAGAATTTGAAGTATTTTGCCAGAAACATGGGTTTGAACTGGATGCTTCTTCATCAGGCAGCTTGAATAGATCACTTGAGAAGATCAAAGAAAAGCTCAAGGATGATCCCGTTTTATATGACATACTTATAAACTATGCTACTAAGCCAATGCAATTGGCCAAATATTTTTGTACTGGAGATATAGCAGTGGGTGATGATGATTGGGGTCATTATGCCCTTGCTGCTCCTCTCTACACACACTTCACGTCACCATTACGTCGATATCCCGATATTTTAGTACATCGGGCTCTAACGGCTGCTATAGAGGCGGAGCAGGAACACTTGAAGCATCAGAGCAAACTCAACAAAGCTAAATTGACAGGGTATGACAGATGCTTTACAGGGATAAAATCCAATGAAGTGGATTCACAATCGGTTGAGACCCTGAATGCTCTATCATCTGCAGCTGTGAAGTATAGATTACCATGCACTGAGGCACTCTCAGATGTAGCCTCTTATTGCAATCAAAAGAAATTGGCGAGTCGGCAAGTTAAGGATGCTATAGATCGATTGTATATGTGGGACTTGCTAAGGAATAAAGAG ATCTTTTTGTCGGAAGCAAGAGTATTGGGTATAGGCCCAAGGTTTATGTCCGTCTACATCCAGAAGCTAGCG ATTGAGAGGCGTATATATTATGATGAAGTTGATGGCTTGATAGCGGAATGGCTCGAGTTAACTTCGACCCTCGTGCTCAATTATGTTCCTTACAAACGTTTCCAACGTGGATCGAACATGAGTAGTAGATACAAAGCTTTAGATGAAGTAGCATTCATGGAGAGTCCATATAGGTCAGAACCAGAACCCGGCGAGTCAAGCCAGCACTTAGACCGCACTAATAGTTCCGGCCTTGTGATTGAACCTTCTGTATTCCCTATCACCATCCATGTCCTGTCAACAATCCCGGTTGCACTCCATGCTGTTGGCGGGGACGATGGACCCCTCGATATTGCTGCCCGGCTGTACGTGACTTCATATACCAGGTGA
- the LOC141607044 gene encoding uncharacterized protein LOC141607044 isoform X2: protein MEVEGAAIETTIRKPNFAPLKAHEMSNGEVQFQKISVPQHRYTPLKKAWLDIYTPIREQMKIDITMNLKSRKVVLKTTKHTPDVGNLQKCADFVYAFLCGFDVADAILLIRADEFYVRAFDIKDVKRLLKGEHLSRAIGRVVGKGGKTKFAIENATKTRIVIADKNIYILGSLTSIELAQNSLCSLILGSPTGKVYSKLRAVTARMAERS, encoded by the coding sequence ATGGAAGTCGAAGGAGCTGCAATTGAAACAACAATACGAAAGCCAAATTTTGCCCCTTTGAAGGCTCATGAGATGTCTAATGGTGAAGTTCAATTCCAAAAGATTTCTGTGCCACAACACCGATACACACCCCTGAAGAAGGCGTGGTTAGATATCTACACTCCTATTCGCGAGCAAATGAAGATTGATATCACAATGAACCTTAAATCTCGTAAAGTAGTATTGAAAACAACAAAACACACTCCAGATGTCGGCAATCTTCAGAAATGTGCTGATTTTGTTTATGCTTTTTTGTGCGGATTTGACGTTGCAGACGCCATTCTCCTTATAAGGGCAGACGAGTTCTATGTACGAGCTTTTGATATCAAAGACGTGAAAAGACTGCTGAAGGGTGAGCATTTGAGTCGTGCCATAGGGAGAGTGGTCGGTAAAGGGGGGAAAACAAAGTTTGCGATTGAAAATGCAACTAAGACTCGAATTGTGATTGCTgataaaaatatttatattttgggATCTCTTACAAGCATCGAGCTAGCACAGAATTCGCTTTGCAGTCTTATATTGGGTTCGCCTACTGGGAAAGTTTACTCCAAACTCAGGGCAGTTACTGCCCGAATGGCTGAAAGATCTTGA
- the LOC141607044 gene encoding uncharacterized protein LOC141607044 isoform X1 yields MQGTRATNAMEVEGAAIETTIRKPNFAPLKAHEMSNGEVQFQKISVPQHRYTPLKKAWLDIYTPIREQMKIDITMNLKSRKVVLKTTKHTPDVGNLQKCADFVYAFLCGFDVADAILLIRADEFYVRAFDIKDVKRLLKGEHLSRAIGRVVGKGGKTKFAIENATKTRIVIADKNIYILGSLTSIELAQNSLCSLILGSPTGKVYSKLRAVTARMAERS; encoded by the coding sequence ATGCAGGGCACAAGAGCAACTAACGCTATGGAAGTCGAAGGAGCTGCAATTGAAACAACAATACGAAAGCCAAATTTTGCCCCTTTGAAGGCTCATGAGATGTCTAATGGTGAAGTTCAATTCCAAAAGATTTCTGTGCCACAACACCGATACACACCCCTGAAGAAGGCGTGGTTAGATATCTACACTCCTATTCGCGAGCAAATGAAGATTGATATCACAATGAACCTTAAATCTCGTAAAGTAGTATTGAAAACAACAAAACACACTCCAGATGTCGGCAATCTTCAGAAATGTGCTGATTTTGTTTATGCTTTTTTGTGCGGATTTGACGTTGCAGACGCCATTCTCCTTATAAGGGCAGACGAGTTCTATGTACGAGCTTTTGATATCAAAGACGTGAAAAGACTGCTGAAGGGTGAGCATTTGAGTCGTGCCATAGGGAGAGTGGTCGGTAAAGGGGGGAAAACAAAGTTTGCGATTGAAAATGCAACTAAGACTCGAATTGTGATTGCTgataaaaatatttatattttgggATCTCTTACAAGCATCGAGCTAGCACAGAATTCGCTTTGCAGTCTTATATTGGGTTCGCCTACTGGGAAAGTTTACTCCAAACTCAGGGCAGTTACTGCCCGAATGGCTGAAAGATCTTGA
- the LOC141604851 gene encoding uncharacterized protein LOC141604851, protein MAYVEKGVVKSKRSLWRLRTLTDFFWSIINFVVVFFTTMFSMEKSDAYKKSSGSSKKWDGGGPGGGRGPYGGGPPGPPRGGLDNVRGLRDVNGGDHNSLPACGSCCG, encoded by the exons ATGGCGTACGTCGAGAAAG GTGTTGTCAAGTCAAAGCGATCACTATGGCGTTTGAGGACCCTCACTGATTTCTTCTGGTCCATCATCAACTTTGTTGTAGTTTTCTTCACAACAATGTTTTCG ATGGAAAAATCTGATGCGTATAAGAAATCTTCTGGATCTAGCAAAAAATGGGACGGTGGTGGCCCTGGTGGTGGAAGAGGTCCTTATGGCGGTGGTCCACCTGGACCTCCACGAGGTGGATTAGACAATGTTCGTGGACTGAGGGACGTGAATGGTGGTGATCACA ACTCACTTCCTGCATGTGGTTCCTGCTGCGGCTAA